DNA from Canis lupus familiaris isolate Mischka breed German Shepherd chromosome 9, alternate assembly UU_Cfam_GSD_1.0, whole genome shotgun sequence:
GCCCAGTTCCTCCTGGAaacttcccagcctcctccaACTCTGACCGTGTCGTTTCCTTGCTCACAAATAATTCTTTATGTTCAAGATCAAGGCGAAATCAACCTTTTGTGCctgccctgctcacctccccaGCTTCGCCTCCCATTGTGCAAGACCTCCACAACCTGAGTTCCCCATTCCTGGAACCCTCACCTCCAAACATGTCCAAATATAAGAAGCCCTACCTGCATTTCAAGGCCAGTACAAACATCATCCCTCCTGCAAGGTCTTCCCTGATCATCGAGGCAGGAATGACTCTCTGCAGCAGTCTGATCTGAATGGCATTGGAACTGGCTAGCGTTAGGCCTATCCTGGCAGGGTCTCCCCCTGTGCTAGGGAGCTCTCGATGGTAGGGGCCAGTGGCTTCAATTCCATCCCCTAAGCTGACATGCAGTCCTTAGTGTTTGCTTGCAGAATTGAACTGTGGGTTTCCTGGCTTCTTCCCAGGATACCGCTATGTGATTCTGGATATTCCCCTGCTGTTCGAGACCAAGAAGCTGCTCAAGTACATGAAGCACACGGTGGTGGTGTACTGGTGAGTGTGTGTCATGGCCCAGCCTGCCCAAGACTGGGAAGGTGGACCCCTGGAGTAAAACACATGCCTGAGAAATCACTTTGCCCTTACCCCACGGGGCGACTAGGAGGTTTGGGGGCTTTGGGCAGCTGTGTCCAGAACCTATAGGCACCACTTCTGTGCCTGACCCAGATAGGCCCCAAGCAGGTCTGAGAAGTGAAGGGCCCCAGGCTTCTCTAGTTGCTTGGGAAGGGCTCCCCCTGCTGGCCACTGGGGGCACTTcggcccaggtgccctgagctaCCATGTTGTTAATCACTTGATCCTTTTCCTTCCTGTAGCACATCCTACCTTTCCAGGAAGCTCCCACACTTATTACTTCACTCAGTTTACCTTTCAGCATGAGATGTTTAGGGCAGGAGCTTATACTTCTGCATTACAGAAGAGAAACTGGAGGAGGGAGTTGCTTGAGGGGGTGTCCAGGGTCACCCACCGGCAGCACCAATGAATGGATAGTTGCCAGGAGGGTACTGTCAGAGTCCAACTAAGGAAGGAACTTTATTCTCAGAATCCCTCGGGACATGAAGCAAACCAGACACCAGGTTTGGCAAACAGAGCCAGATCAAACTGTCAGAAAATGAGTCACAGTCCCAGTGAGGTGAAAGAGTAGATGAGGATGTAGGGTGTCTGTGCCTCCCAGAAACTTCCTGGATGCCACCCACAAGTACGACAGACACAGAGGTGGGCCCTTGGCTCTGTGGGTATTTTGGGCACAGGGTGGCTCTCCAGAGACTGGTGCGTGGGAGGCTCCTAGCACACTACAGTGCTCATGCCCTGAGCTTCACCCTGCCCACCCTCACAGCTTACCCCCCTGAGGGCTGCCTTTTCAGCCCAGTCTGAATCTGCTGGGCCTTCTTTAGGGACTCAGGCATCCTGATAGCTCCTCCACTGGCCCGTGTCTCCCGTGTAAACCCACGACCTCTCTGGCTTTCTTATTCCCTGTGAAGACTGGCCTCTGAGGCCAACCACACTCCATGAAGACTTGGCCGTGGAGACTTAATACCATTGGAACTTTGCACCAAGGATCACAAAAGGGTGTGGTAGGGGGGATCTTCCCGCAGAGGTGAGAACACCGGTTGTATCTGCAGTCACCAGACAACCCCATGCCTGCCCTGCCTTGCTGTACTTTCCTTCCAGCTTGGTCTGTTCACTAAGAGCAGAGAGAGCAATGGCTTCTGGTAGGTACATTGGGTTCCATGGATTTGGCTTGTTCTGCAGGAGATCCTCCAGGCCTGCTCGCTAGCCAGAGGAACCTCTGCCCAAATCCCGGGTGCTGCTCATGCCCCACTTTCAGACTcaagagagaggccagagacatgTGAATGAGTGATTATTTGCTTTTCATAAAAGGGATCCACACTGTACAATACTAAAGATACCCTCATGGATTCCTTTAACTATTAGACTATCCCTAGTGCATTTGAAATAATATGGATTCCTTTAACTATTCCTTTAACTATTAGAATATCCCTAGTGCATTTACCAAGATGTGACTATACCATAATAGGATTAGATTATTCACATTTGAGAAATTTGCCAATTGCAGGGCAAGTGTTTGGGTAAAAATCCTGTTACCACAAATAGCATCAGTCCTTGAGCTAACCATGTGGGATTCTCTCTGAGTCCAGAAAGGGCTGTCCAGGAGCTCTACTTTCATgttccaggaagccctctggtCTAGGCCACACCTTCTGAAGGCTGCACCCTCACAGGTGGCCCTAAGACAACTCCGTTTGGTCACCCAGATTTCCTCAGCCCCAGattattcagtctttgtttttagtTAGGCCAGGATTGGCCCCATGACCTTGACAGGATGCTGTCCCCTCCCTATAACAAATGAAATCAGAAGTCCAGCCTACTTTTCAAGGCCGGTATAGATACCATCCTTCTACCAGGCCTTCTCTGATCAGGCAGCCAGAAATGATTTTTCTGGAACATTCTCTTCTGAACGGCATTGGAATTGACTAGTGTTCAGGTTGTATCTGTCCTTGGAAGGTGTGTCTTCACATGCCCAGAGGGCCTCTGGTCTAGGCCACACCTAAAAGGAGACCGAACTATAGTGATCAGATCCTCTCATCTCACAGTGAGGGGAGCTAAGGCCTAGGGGCAAAGCAGACAGACCCCCAGATGGCTAAGGACAGCTGCCACAGCCCACTACCTCTTGTTCCCCCCAAGGGGCTCAGGTAGCCACAGCACTAGAGAGAGGTGAGAGATGACCCCCTTCCAGAGGACAGCCCAGCGGTCCTGTGTAGCCaaaggaaagacaagaaattTGCCAAGGAAGGATCTAAATGGTAATATCAGAGTGGGCAAATGACCTATTCTTTGAATCCCCTTCAGAGTTGGGAGACAGGGTGGTGTCTGGCTTAATCCGCAGCGCTTTGTCCTGTCCCGAGGACCAGATCTGGCTCTCAAGTCCTTGCTCCAAGGGGAAGCACCTTGGGGCTGGCCTGTCCCACTCTGTTAGTGGCATCAGCTACAGCAGCCACTGTCTTGGCTGTACACATCCAGGGCTTggggtgagagggaaggagaggggtcTCTGTGGTGGCTCAGGAAGCTATTTTGGATGCAgcaggccccagccccaggggaACTACAGGAAGCGACTGGCTTGCAGGCACAGGCCTTCCAGTAAAGGTCACCCATCCAGGGACCCAGGATGTAGCTGATGCCAGATGACCAAATCTTCCCATCTTGTAACTGGGAAATCGCAGCTATGGCGAGGCAGAGAGACCCCAGATGGCAGATAGCACCTGCTGCAGCCCTTCCCCCTCCTGTGGATATGAAGGGTCATCCAGGGCCTGTGGTGCTACTAGGGTCCTCACAAAGCATGGGGTGAGGTGGGAGCAGCCTCCCTCCCTAGCTGTGGACCCCAGAGATTTGAGGGAAGGGGCCGCCCACCCCCATGACTTGCCAGTGGGAGGGAAGCCGGGGCCCACGGTGCCTGAGCAGCCCTCCTGTCCTGTCCTCAGTGACCGGGACACCCAGCTGGCACGGCTGATGCGGCGGAACAGCCTGACACGGAAGGATGCGGAGGCCCGGATCGAGGCCCAGCTGCCCCTGAAGGACAAAGTCCTCATGGCCCGCCACGTCCTGGACAACTCGGGGGAGTGGAGCTCCACCAAACGCCAGGTCCTGCTCCTGTATGCCGAGCTGGAGCGCTCCCTGGACTACCTGCCGCTGCGGCTCGGGGTCCTGACTGGTCTAGTGGGCATTGCCAGCCTCCTCTACCTGCTTACCCGCTACCTCCTGCCTTCCCCCTAGCTGGCCTCTCCCAATGCAGAAGGCCCCGGGCCTCAATCTTAGAGGCTGAGGCACAAGCCtgtcaactctctctctctctctctctctttctctctctaaatctgGACTGAGCATGGTACTGGGGTGACCCTTCTTTGAAGTATATCCTGTCTGAGGCAGAGGAACAGTCCTGTCAGTGGCactcctccccaccttccctaGGGCTCCTCCCTCTGGAGCCACCCACAGAATGGTATCCACGATGGGGCACGAAAGCAGTGGTAGGAAATTGTTGTAAACTTCTTGGGGGTACAGGTGAGGAACACGGTCTCAGTGGCCAATGGCAGTGTTCAAAGCTGGGCGGCTCCCTGGGCTTGAACCATCTCCAAGCCCATGCCCCATCATGACCCACACCTGCTTCCTGGACCGAGGAAATCATTTTGGACCAAGGGCCACCACCTTGGGACAGCATTCTCCCCCAGGTTGAAGCCCTCTGCAAGATGCAGTGAGGCCCCTGCTGTAAGTACTGCTGTGGCGGGGCCTCCTGTGGGCTGACCCACTGCCCCCCCACCCGTGGCATTTCTCAAGCATTCCCCACACCCACTCACCACCTGCCACCAGTTGCCTCCCACTCCGTGTCCTCTGCGCCCTGAACTCAGTAGTCCACATGCACCAGGCTGTTTCTTGCCTCTGTGCCTTCGGTGTGCTGTTCCCTCACCTAGAATACCTTTAGTTTTTCTACAGCTGGGTAACCCCCAGCTCAAGCACCATCCGAAGCCCCAGGCTGGTCAGGTGCCCTGGGGACTACTCCCTCCATGTTTTAGTTTAACCCACAGAACTGTAATCAGCCGAAAGCTGGTTGGTCTCGCCTAGACTGTAAGCcacttgagggcagggactgtgtctcgTCCATCTCTGTGTTCCTGCTGCAGAGCCTGACTGGCCATTGgtgcttaataaaataaagtgtgttGATCTGAAATGCCCCGCACTAGCACTGTGGACTGACAGGTTCCCTGACTTGGCTGATGCCATTTGGGCTGCCACTTGGCCTCCTCCCACACCGAGGCCTGGGTCCCTCACTTCCCCAGGCCCCAGAAGGTTCAGTGGCCCTCTGACAGTGGCCTGAGGCCCCAAGAGGGTTCCAGCCAGGCCCAGGTGTACCCTCACAGGAGATGAGTAGAGGTGTGGGGGCAACATCCCACTCACTCACTTCATCTTCCTTCCCCAACCAATTAGGTCAGTGTAGACCTCCGCTTTCTCTTACCACCACTGGCAGACC
Protein-coding regions in this window:
- the DCAKD gene encoding dephospho-CoA kinase domain-containing protein, with the translated sequence MFLVGLTGGIASGKSSVIQVFQQLGCAVIDVDVIARHVVQPGYPAHRRIVEAFGTEVLLENGDINRKVLGDLIFNQPDRRHLLNTITHPEIRKEMMKETFKYFLRGYRYVILDIPLLFETKKLLKYMKHTVVVYCDRDTQLARLMRRNSLTRKDAEARIEAQLPLKDKVLMARHVLDNSGEWSSTKRQVLLLYAELERSLDYLPLRLGVLTGLVGIASLLYLLTRYLLPSP